In Cheilinus undulatus linkage group 14, ASM1832078v1, whole genome shotgun sequence, the genomic stretch AAagataaggatttttttttcttagccAAACGAAGCAGAAAATAAGCACATTAAGATGCTGCCAAACTCTGGTACTATATCCGGAGGTCTGAAGATGCCAAATCTGGTCAGTGAGCCGATaatagaaacaaagaaacacccAAAAAACAGATCAAGTTCATGCAGGACTTCATAAACAAGTTAATTGAAGCTAAGGCACTTTAAGGTTAGGACAGTTTGAATATCACCAATTAAAGTCCAGTTTTGCAAAAATCAGACAATCCAGTGCTCTCTGAACTGCTTAAGTTTGTAGCTTTCTGTGATATTTACTTCAATTATTCTGAAATTGGCATCCTTATTTAGTCTTCTCTTTGTACATTTTGgtcttttattaaataaataccCCAaatatagtttttaaaaatagtctttGTGTTGTCTTACTTTGCAGTTCCTGTCATCTGCGGTGGTTTCGTCAAACTCCTCTCCCAGCTTGAAGgagatttctgtgtttttgaaggtGCTCTGGGTGCGGATCACCACCTTGTCGCCCTCCTGGCTGATGATCACGGTGGGTTTGGTGACATTTCCAACCTGTCTGGTGGCAAAGCCCACACCTGATGCAAGCACATGGGGGGAAATTTTGCTTTAGCATCCACACCCTTCTTTTTTTGTGGCACAGGAAAAGCCACTTTTGAGACCAACATGAAAATTTTAGGTTAGTTTAATTGCATTTGCAGGTTAAACTGGAAAAGGAATTGCAAAGCAGAGAAGAAATAGCAGGTTTTTCTCACCAAGGGCTTTCATGTACTCATCAAAATTCTCACTCTCAACCAGTTTCCAGGTGGCACAGAAGGCGTCAACCATGGTGGAGGTTTGCAGGGAGGCAGAGTAATGTCCAAAGTGAAGTGAGCAAGCTGCAGCTTCTGCAGGATTCCTCCCTGGAGTTATTACTCTGCTGCTTATTACTATGCATGCAGGAGGGTGGAGCCGTGCATCCCATTGGCTCAGGagattttctctgagttgtcaTTGGGCGTTTGAACTGGGGCACGGTGTTACGGACCCCTTAAAAAAGACCTAAATTAGCCCCTTTGTGGGACTAATGATGTAATCACTCTGCTTTATGGGTGTCACTGGGGTTTGTTGGGGTGAAGTTGGGTGCTTGCTGTTTCTGagccaaagaaaaaaacacttttaggaaaaagagacaataaattTAGTTCAGTTTCTACTGAAATCTTTTCCTTTGcctattttttgtttgtattgtcTTATTTGTGCAAAATCTTTGGCTGTTTCAGTTGCTTCATGATAAACCTTTGCTTGCAATTATGGAGACAAAGAAACGTCACAAGAAGAAATTAATATGttaatgaagaagaaaataaaagtagaaatagAAAGAAGGTTAAATTACATAGAATAGaaactaaaatataaactttaaatgtaaaaaggaaaacaattgttgaataaaatatataataagttgtgtaaaaaaacaaagtggaaaccaagaatggatggatggaaggtaTAAGTAGGTAGGTAAAAAGACATCAGAGCAACTCCATGACTAAGTTGTCGTCAAGGTAACTctctgactgttgggtggtTGTCAAGGTAACTCTGTGACATTTGAATGGTCGTCAAGGTAACTCCATGACTGTTGGGTGGTTTTCAAGgtaactctgtggctgttgagtggttgtcatggtaactctgtgaccgTTGGGTGGTTTTCaaggtaactctgtgactgttgagtggttgtcatggtaactATGACTGTTGAGACGTCCTCAAggtaactctgtgacagttgagtggtcgtcaaggtaactccatgactgttgggtggttgtcaaggtaactctgtgactgttgagcggttGTCAAGGTaactccatgactgttgagtggtcatcaaggttactgactgttgagtggtcattacaTAGAACTTAATTCATTGAAAGAAGTTAACATTTTGTGTAAATGTCTTGGAATATAGTTTGTAATAAAGTGTAAACACAGGAATAGGCAATGAGTTTAAGATAAAGCAGCCTTTAATCATCAAATTTTCCCTTAGACATAACTAGCAAGAATTTGTTTCTCTAAAACTCAAAACATGGAATAATATCATGTAAATAATGCATAATAGCCTTAAATGTAAGGGAACGGTGTAGAACTTGTGTTAATAATATGAAATGGAGCTTGGGAAAATTATGTAACAGAGATTGGAGACGTTTGTGATATCatggtttaaaaacagtttaaccAGGGTGGATCAAATTAGTCAGACAAGGACAACAAACCCATTTTCCGAGCAAAGAAAAGACAAGGATAAATAATATGAAGAATTCACAatatacttaaaaataaaacatttgaattacacaaatctgaaaaagtaacaGATAATCAaacattgatttattttctgtagATTTATGAACCAAACTTCTTGATTTGAATGTATTTCTATTTACCTAGAAAACATTCtcaattaaaacacatttaactttatttaaccaAATTGAAAATGATCTAGTTATCTAGAGTTTGAATCCAAAAGTCCAGGGTTTCTTGTGTTAAAACAGCggtatttataaaaaaaaacagtcagaaactGCAGAAGCTAGTATTTGTATGATTTTATAACCTTCTCCACATAAATCCTGTGTCAGCGACGGTCCGAGTGTCTGCTGTGAGGAATGTGTCCTGTAGGGAGCGTCAGTGAAGCAGAATCACTTCGTTTGACAGCTCTTTGTCCTCAACCTGCATTAACAACCCCCCCACTGCAATTCCTTCATGCTCAACACACACACTAATTACTGTCTATTAAcgagtgtgtgagagagtgttTAAGCTCTGCTTTCTCACACAGTGAAAATGTATGTTAGTGTCATGTCTGTGTCGAGGTACGTaaagaaaaagtttgtttctgttgCCGTTAAAGGAAGCAGAAGTTTACGCTGCTCTATTAGAGCAGTTACAACGCTTGACAATATCTTCCTTAAGAGATGATTTAAAGAGACAGAGCTCATTTCTCTAACCCTTAAACTCACTCATTAGCATTGTTTGGCATCATTTTTGAGGCTCAGTGACTCAAACAGCCATGATTTATTTTCTGGGAAGGTCAAGAGGATATTAAAGAACAGATTTtctaaaaagagaaatattctTCTTgaatgtcttcttttttttcagactcTTGGGGATCATTAGGATGTTTTGTCAAcatgagacgagcctttgtgttctttttggtcaacagtggttttggtcttggaactctcccatgatgccatttttgcccagtatctttcttatggttgagtcatgaactacgaccttaactgagtcaagtgagacctgcaggtctttagatgttctgggttcctctgtgacctcctggatgagtcatcattACAGTCTTGGAGTAATTCTGcgaggccggccactcctgggaaagGTCATTACTGTTCACAGTTtactccatttgtggataatggctcctACTGAGTTCCAAAGCCTTTAGA encodes the following:
- the LOC121521463 gene encoding fatty acid-binding protein, brain codes for the protein MVDAFCATWKLVESENFDEYMKALGVGFATRQVGNVTKPTVIISQEGDKVVIRTQSTFKNTEISFKLGEEFDETTADDRNCKSTVTMEGDKLVHVQKWDGKETKFVREINDGKMVMNLTFEDIHAVRRYEKA